TCCGAATTTCTTTTCCTTGAAGTCTTAATTTTTCTTCTTGGTTACGAGTTATTACTGATCCTTTCTTTAGATTAAAAGACTCCATGGCAGACAACAATCCGTTTAATTCTCGTTCTTTATTTGCTTCTGTTAAAACATCCGTAACTTGAATTGCCTTTGTAATTTTATTCTTCTCCTTGATAAGAAAATCACATTCCTTTTTATTTTTATAATAGTAAACTTCGGAACAATCTCTTTTCAACTGAAGAAAAACAACATTTTCGAGAAGCTTGCCGGAATCTCCGCTAAAACGGAAGGCGACTTGATTTCGCAATCCATTGTC
This region of Ignavibacteria bacterium genomic DNA includes:
- a CDS encoding ATP-binding protein, encoding DNGLRNQVAFRFSGDSGKLLENVVFLQLKRDCSEVYYYKNKKECDFLIKEKNKITKAIQVTDVLTEANKERELNGLLSAMESFNLKKGSVITRNQEEKLRLQGKEIRIIPIYKWLIGEQEE